A segment of the Serratia fonticola genome:
TGAATGTCTTGACTTGATTATATTTACTGTTATCCCCATAAATAATCGACGTTGCCATCAAGGTGGCAAGGCCGTAACAAATCCGTCAGGGACAGATTTGTACAGGTGCAGCTTCAAGTATGACGGGGACATATCCAGTTTTTTAAATGTGGGAATAGCGGCTTGATATCGAGGCAAATTGTTTTTCAGCCAAGCGAGCTTTTTCTCCGGACTTGGAGAGGTTAAACCGATCCGTTGTGATTGCCGTCATGATGCCACGCAGCGTTGAGCCAATGCGTAAGCAGGGACAGGTCGATATTTTGTTACCCAGGGGATAGCTCTAAACCCTCAATGTCCATCTGGCGATGCATGCGGCTGAGCACATCAGACCGGCGTAAACCGTTATCGCCTGATATGCCAGCTAGCCGCAAAGCAGGGAGGGTATCACGTAACGATTGGTTCAGGTTGGTCCAGAGGTCCGGCTTGTTTTTGTCTGGGTGAGGGCGAATACGCGTGGTTTGTTTGTCGCCCCACCGATTGCGTTGGTAATAAGGAACGATTTTCGGCAGGCATCTTTGGCAGCGAAGGCCATATTTGCCGTGTTGCCAATGAGCGTTCGTTTAAATAATCCCCCCCTCCCTCAAGAAGCCAGCGGTACAGTTCCTGGTTAGATCTGAAATTCAGCTTGCGCATAGCGCTCTGTTTGTGCGCGTTAGCCGTCTTATTGCTGATCTGTAAATACTCCCCCGTAACCCGCCCGTTCATGCCCCGACGTATGCACCATAAGACTTCTTCTTCCCGTAGCGTTAACGGGGATAGGCAGGTGCAGCTGCGGCTGGATGTTAACGGTGAGAGCGGGGGCGAAAACAGTGCACTGTCCAACAGATCATACAGGGCGAACAAAGACTGGTGGCGGTAAAATGTATTCGCCTGACATTTCTCGCATTTGAACCTTGATTTAAAAGTGCTTTTGTTATGCCCTGGTTCTTTGATAAAGAATACCAGCGGGCGATGGTTTCGCTGGTGTAACCAGTAAAGCCATGGGGAACTGCTGACGAGATCCCCTAAGAAAATGATGTCGATGCGGCTGTCAATCTGTGTCTTTTCAAGCAGATGTATGTCCTGCTGGCGAGCCTGAAAAAAAGACTGTAGCCCCAAGCGCAGGCCATAGGAAAAATAACGGTCAGCATCAACGATCAGGATGGAAAGTGGCGTTGCCATGGCATAGAGTCCTTTCTATCAAGAGGTCTGTGCTACGTTAATCGGATAGACAGACGCAGTGATGGATAAGTATTAGCGTAAAATAGAGATAAAACAGAAATCAGAAGAACCATGAATGTATTTAGCCCTCTGCGGCAACAGACTGCGCTACTCTTTTTTCATGTTGCTTCGCTAATTGGGGTGAATCTGCAACATACCAGCGTAAGCTGTTATTTAGGGGGGTGGGGGTAACATAAGCTTGTTTATTTTCAACCAACCTCAGCAGATAGTAACGAGCGAGGTAAATCGTCATTTCGCAGTATTCCGCGATCTCTCGTGTCTTGGGCCATTGTGTTTGTGGTGGGATGGTAGTGTGATGAGTGTCATGCTTGCATAGGTCCTGTAAGGCAATCAGCACATTATTAAGTTGTTTTTCTCTTTCTTTATTGCTGTGATAAGACATTTCACTACCTCCTTTTAATGTGTCTTGGTACTCTTTCTTGGATATGAAATAAGCTTACCCTGCTAATTTTACTCAGTGCTAGCAAGGGAGTGCGGTCGGAATCGAGCCATTCCTTTTCCATTCACATGGGGCAGCAATCCGCCACACTAAGCTACCATGGACTATTGTTTTGTAAAAATGAAAATCACGATCAATGAGATCGTGTTTAAGCTTTTTTTTAGCATAAAATTCTAATTAATCCTATTTTGCGACCGCAGTGGTCGAATTAGGATTATTCTGTTATAAAAATAAGGTTTTTATGGCGAAATTGCGTTATTTAGAAAAAATACTTTCAAAGTTCAGGGGCGTTTGCAATAATTTTTTCGCGACAGGAGAGGGAGGAGTCTGATGGAACAGTCTAAGGTGTTTCTGGCTATAAATATGACTGCACTCGACATGTAGGCTGAGGTGCTGTTTTTTTTATGGTTGAAAATCTTATTTATCAAGGCTGTCGTGCTGGATTCATTTAACTAATTCGCTTTATTCATTGGATGAGGCGCCGGGGAAGTATTATTTTCCCTGGTCAGCTACCCCCCTTCGCACATAAAGGGGAAGGAAAAGGATGCCTTCTTTTATCTCAAATGAAAGGATGCTGCCTGATATATCAATCACTGTCTTAATAAAACTGTGCCGCGTTGGTCGGTATGGGGTTTTATTACGCCGGAAAATATATCTGGATTTCTCGTTAATTAACGTTTTAAGGATAAAGAAAACATGAAACTGACTAACATTGCGCTGGCTACGGTTCTGTCTCTGGGGATGGTTTCTCTGGCAAATGCTGATGCAGGTTCGGGCAAGGTGAATTTCACCGGTAAAATCATTGATGCGCCATGTTCCATCGCGCCAGAAAGCCTTGATCAGAGTAAAAGCTTTGGGCAGGTAGCGAATGTAGCGTTGGTAAACGGTGGCCGCTCCGATGTGTTGAAATTTGATATCAAACTGCAAGGTTGCGATATCACCAGTAAGAACAAGGTACAAGTGACCTTTGCTGGTCCAAATGGTGGCGCAACGGGCAACACTAATACCCTGCTGGGAATCACCGGTGCTCACGGGGCAAGTATTGCCATGTACGACGGTTCTAACCAGCCGATCACCCTGGGGACCGCCACCACCGTCCAGAATCTGCTGGCCGGTGCTAACACGTTGAGTTTCTCAGCCTATCTGCAAGGGCACGCTGATACTACGTTGAGTGATATCGAGGAAGGTGACTTCACTTCAACGACCAACTTTACGCTGGCATACAACTAAAAGTGAATGTGGCTGCATGCGGTTTCTGCATGCAGCTTTTGCTTTCCTTGCCTATTAGGGAGCCAGAGATGTCAGGGAATACATTGACTTCCACCATGCTGTTTTTACTGGCGGGTACTGTTGCCTCGTTGCCTGCACTGGCGGGTAGCCGGCTAAACATGAACGGGGCCATCGTAGCGACTGCTTGTGACATCGATACCAAAAGCCGTGACCAGACCATTGAGATGGGGACGTTGCCCTACGATCAGATTGTCAGTAACAGTCAGGCATTGGCACGCCCTTTTAGTATTAGCCTGGTGAACTGCACGCTGAAGCATACCAGCGACGCTATTCTGGGGAGTCAGCACTTTAGGGTGACGTTTCATGGCCGCGATGAGGATGGACATTTCGGGGTTGAAGGTGAGGCGCGTGGCGTGGCGCTGGCGTTGAGCGATGCGCAGGGTAATGAAGCCGCGCCAGGTCAAGAACTGCCACCGCAGACGCCAGTATTGCACGCCAAGGAAATGCGGCTGCACTACATCGCCCGTATGGTGAGCAACCACCAGCCGCTACAGACAGGCAACTACAGTGCCCTGGTGCGCTATCAGTTGGAGTATCACTGAGCCGTTCGCTGACGTGATGATGGAGTGTCAGCGCGTCAAGATAGATTTACTTCCCCGGCAGGGTATTCCCTTTAATAACAACCATAACGTCCGGGAAAGTTATTAACGCATAAAGGTCAATGGATGATGAGCACCCCACTTGTAGGAGTACAGGTTCCGCGCACCCGCCTGTTGCCGCTGCTGATTGCGCTGGCATTGGTGAATGGTCAGGTGTCTGCCGCACAACCCATCGAATTCAATACCGACGTGCTGGATATACAGGAGCGCGGCAATATCGATCTGGGGCGTTTTTCCCGAGGTGGGTATGTGATGCCGGGTGAATATAGCCTGCTGGTCAACATTAATCAGCAGGAACTGCCGGAACAATCAATTCCGTTCTATCCGTCGGCAACGGATCCGAACGCGACGGAGGCTTGCCTGTCGACCGCTTTAGTCGCTCAACTGGGGTTAAAGGAAGAGTTTACCCGGCAACTGACCTGGTGGCATGACGGGCAGTGTCTGGTGATCAACAGTCTGGCAGGGATGACGGTACGCCCCGACCTGGGCAGCGATACTCTCTACCTCAATATTCCGCAAGCCTACCTGGACTACAGCTCTCCGGATTGGGATCCGCCTGCGCGCTGGGATGAGGGGATCCCCGGATTGTTACTGGATTATAACCTCAATGCCCAGAGCCAGCGTCAGGAGCAGAATGACGGTGTCCAGAAGGGCTATAACCTGAGTGGTAACGGGCTGGTAGGAGCTAACGTGGGTAGTTGGCGATTACGGGCCAGTTGGCAGACGCAAATTGACCACCAGACCGGCTCAGGGCAATCCAGCCAGCGGCAGTTTGAGTGGACGCAATATACCGCCTACCGGGCGATTGCCCGGCTTCGTGCCAAGTTGACGGTGGGTGAAGATTTCCTGAATTCCGACATCTTCGACAGCTTCCGCTACACCGGGCTGAGCCTGGTGAGCGATGACGCGATGCTGCCGCCAAACCTGCGCGGTTATGCCCCGGAAGTGAGCGGGGTCGCGCGGACCAACGCCAGGGTGGTGGTCAGCCAGCAAGGGCGCGTGTTGTATGAAACGCTGGTGCCAGCCGGGCCGTTCCGTATTCAGGATCTGAGTAACGCGGTATCAGGGCTGATGGATGTGCGGATCGAAGAGCAGGACGGCAGTGTACAAGCGTTCAGCCTCAGTACGGCGAGTATCCCCTACCTGACGCGACCCGGGATGATCCGCTACAAGCTGGCGAGCGGGCGGCCAACAGATTGGCGGCATCGCACGCAGGGGCCGTTGTTTGCCAGCGGTGAATTTTCCTGGGGGGTCAGCAACGGTTGGTCACTGTTCGGCGGTGGCGTGGCGGCAGATGAGTACAACGCTCTGGCGCTGGGGCTTGGCCGCGATCTGATGGCGTTTGGGGCATTGTCGTTCGACGTGACTCAATCGCGGGCGCGCTTACCGCAGGGCGAAACCCTGAGTGGTGGCTCCTATCGTCTGCGCTATTCGAAGAACTTTGACCAGATTGGTGGTCAGGTGACCTTTGCTGGCTACCGCTTCTCCGAACGCAGCTTTATGACCATGGGGGAGTTCCTGGAGGTGCGTAACCTCGGCACCCGCAGCCAGAACAGCAAAGAGATGTACACGGTGTCTTACAGCCAGCAGTTCCGTGATATGGGGCTGACGGCCAACCTGAATTACGACCATCAAACCTATTGGGATAGGGACGCCAACGATCGTTACAGCCTGTCGTTGATGCGTTACTTCGACGTTGGCCGCTTCAAAAATCTTAGCTTGTCGATGACCGCTTATCGCAACCAGTACAACGGACTGAATGACGACGGCGTGTTTCTGTCGATATCACTGCCTTGGGGCAATAGCGGTTCTGTGAGCTACAGCGGCACTCTGGATCGTAATGACAATACACATCGGGTGAGCTACTCCGACCGAGTAGGGGATCGTGGCAGTTATCAGGTGAGCAGTGGCTGGAATCGCCATGGTGCGCTGGCCAGCGGGTTCTACAGCCATCAGGCGGACTGGGCGCAGATTAACGCCACCGCCAGCGCTCAGTCGGGTAGCTACAGCTCAGTGGGGCTGGCGCTGCAGGGCGGGGCGACGGCGACATCAGAAGGGGCGGCGTTACACCGGGTCTCCATACCAGGTGGAACCCGTTTGCTGGTCGACACCGATGGTGTTGCCGACATCCCTATCCGTAATTATGGCGCACCGATACGCACCAACCGCTTTGGCAAGGCAGTGGTGGCGGATATCAACAGCTACTACCGCAGTCGGGTGAATATCGATCTGGACAATCTGCCGGATAACGCTGAAGCGATGAAGTCAGTGGTACAGGCGACGCTGACCGAAGGGGCGATTGGCTATCGTCGGTTTGACGTGATTGCTGGCGAGAAGGCGATGGCGGTTATCCGCCTGGCAGACGGCACGATGCCACCGTTTGGGGCCACGGTTCAGAACCTGAAAAAACGTGATGTCGGGATCGTCAACGACGGCGGTAGCGTCTATCTGAGCGGTATTGAGCGTGGCGAGACGATGACGGTTCACTGGGACGATCGGGCACAGTGCGAACTGACCTTGCCGGCGATATTGCCTGCAGGCGGTATGAGTGAACTGCTGTTGCCGTGCCGCACATTAACCCCGAAAACAGACACGACAGACCTGGCCGCAGTACAGACCAAGGCTGAGACCATACGATGATGAGAGATGACATGAAAAAAGCAACCATGGGCATGGCGCTGGCCGCCACAACGCTGCTGTGTGCACTGACGACCCAGGCCCAGGCGGCCATCGCGCTGGACCGCACTCGGGTTATTTTCCCAGGGGGAGACAAGTCAGTCAGTCTCAGCGTCAACAATGATAACCCGCAATTGCCGTATCTGGCACAGGGATGGATAGAAGATGCAAAGGGCAATAAGGTGACCAGCCCGTTGACGGTGCTGCCGCCGGTGCAAAGGATTGAACCCGGCGCGAAGAGCCAGGTAAAAATCCAGGCGCTGCCAGTATTGAGCCAGCTGCCGCAGGATAGGGAAACGCTGTACTACTTCAACCTGCGTGAAATTCCGCCGAGAAGTGATAAGGCGAACACGCTGCAACTGGCACTGCAGACGCGTATCAAACTGTTTTATCGGCCAAAGGGGTTGGTGAAAACCACCGCTGAGATGGCAACCCCGTGGCAGGAACAGCTGACGTTGACCAGGCAAGGTGACAAATATGTGGTGAATAACCCGACCCCTTACTACGTGACGCTGGTGGATGCGGGGAGCCAAAAGGGCGTGAGTGCTCCGGGTTTTGAGCCACTGATGCTGGAGCCGAAAAGCAGCGCACCATTGGGGGTGAGCGCATCCGTTATGGGGAGTACCCCAGTGCTGACTTACGTTAATGACTACGGTGGACGCCCGCTGCTGACGTTCCGCTGTAACGGGGCGGATTGTCAGGTAGTACCGGTGAAGAAGAATTAATTCGCACCGGACGTGCCAGGTCACAGGGAGAGGGCGCGGTCATGTCTGCAAGGAGAGAACGTATGCAACAACATTATCCTGTTCCTGGCAAGTATCGCCAAAGGGGCATGAAATCAAGAGGCTCGGGTTATTGTCGCATTGGGGCGCTGTTAGGTGTCTTGCTGACGAGCGTTCCGGTCAACGCGATGCAAGTGAATATTCGTGGGACGGTGATCCTGCCGCCACCCTGTACGATTAATAATAATCAGACTATCCGGGTGGATTTTGGTGATGAGGTGATGACTACGCGAATTGATGGCGTCAACTATAAGCAGGTCATCAGCTATACCCTGGATTGTGACATCCAGAAAACCAACGACCTGAAAATGAGCATACAGGGGGGGCCCGCCGGTTTTAATTCTGGCTTGTTGAGTACCAATAAACCCGACTTGGGTATCGCGTTGTATCAGGGAACGCAGCAGGTGAATATCAATAGTTGGTTTAATTATACCTACCCCAATCAGCCCGTGCTGTATGCCGTGCCGGTCAAGCGGAGCGGGGCCACGTTGACTGGCGGTGAATTTGCCGCTTCCGCGACGCTATTAATTGATTACCAGTAAACAGAGGGAGCATATGCCATGCGGATTTTGTTGTTATCCCTGCTGGTAGCGGGTTTGAGTGGTTATTTACCGGCACTATCAGCCGCAGGGGGCGATATGGAATTCCGAGGAACATTACTTGAGCCACCTCCCTGCACCATCAATAGCGGCAATAATATCATCGTTGATTTCGGCCTGAAGGTGGGTATTAAAAAGGTGGATGGCGTCAATTATATGCAGGACATTAATTATGACCTGGTTTGTGAACCTAATATCCACAGCTGGGTATTGAAGCTGAAACTCACGGGGAACAATACCTCTTTTGATAATGCAGCGGTACAAACCAATATTAATGGTCTGGGGATTAAAATTCTACGTGATGGTCAGCCCTTTGTTCTTGGCAGTGAAATTACCACCACGCCAACCAGTAAGCCCCAGCTAAAAGCTGTGCCGATACAACAACCAGGCGTATTGCTGACGGAAGGTGCCTTTGAAGCGGCGGCAACACTTCAGGCTGACTATCAATAACAGGGAGGCAAGATGAGGCGATTTTCAGCACTGTTACTGCCCCTGGCTGTAGGGTTAATGGGGTTCGCGGGTCTGTCCTCGGCAGACGATAACTTGCGTTTCAGAGGAGCGCTGGTGGCAGAACCCTGTACCTTGCGGGTGGAAGATGAAAATATCAATATCGACTTTGGTTCGATAGTTGAGAAATATATTTATATCAATGGTCGAACGTTGGGGGAGCCTTTGGTATTGCATCTTGATGATTGTGATATCAGCCTGGGGAATATGGTGAAGCTGACGTTTTCCGGTATTGAAAATACCCGGTTGAATGGACTGTTGGCGATATCCGGCGCAAGCCAGACCAGCGGTATTGCCATTGGTATTGAAACGCCGCAGGGCAATCTGGTGGCGCTCAATACCGGCAGTTATAACCAGGGACTGCTTGCAGGCAATAATACCCTCAGCTTGCGGACCTATGTGCAGGGTGAGCCTGATGCGATTAGCCAAAAAAGCATTAATCCCGGCGGCTTTACTGCCAGTGCGACATTTTTATTGGAATATGAGTAGCCTGTAATACGGCTTACCCTGAAATCAACGGCGTGAGTGATTGCTTGCGCGGTGGATAAGGGATGATCACAGGGGTATTTATGCAAGCCATCAGAATGATTCTTTTGGCTGTCACGTTGCTGACAGCCTATAGTGCCAACAGCGCGATTTATTCATATATTACCAAAAGTGAGGGGACACCCTCGAACGCTAAATATTGGTGGACCATTGAATATTGGGACACGGTTGATGCTACACCGAACCCCTGTTACCGATGGGCACAATGCACGGCCTTTATCGGCCACCGCCACAGTGATGCCGGTGAGTCTGGTAACTGGGTGTCGGATGGTAATGAATATATTGATAATATTCAGACTCTGGCGACGGTCGGGGAAGTGGGGGCCGCTTTTCAGCGCAAATACACTTTGCCGCGTAGCGGTACCCAAAGTCACAGTGGGCCTGCCGTAACTCAGGAATGCGTCGGCATCTACTATAAGGCAGCCTCAGGGACGTCGGGTGCGCAGGGCAACCCGATGATGCCCAGTAGCCTGTGCGGTATTGTACCGCCACCGGTGGGTAAATGTGAGTTCACCGAAACCAGTATTGAACTGAGTCACGGTCAGGTTCAGTTGAAAGATATTGAAGGACATCAGGCCCGGCAGACCGGCTATGTCCGTTGCACCCAGGAAATGGATGTTATGGTCTACGCCGCGGGGGCGGGTGGCAATGGTATGGTTAACCTCAGAAGCGACGGTAGCCTGCAAACCCGCTTGACCATTGGTGGTGTGAGTGGGGCCACGGGCATTCGGATACATGCCATGCCAGATATCAAGATGCCGGTGGAGTTTGCTTCTACGTTGACCAAGGTGGGCGCGGTGGAGGCCGGTGATTTCTTCGGTTCTGCCACGGCGATTCTGACCATGCCTTAGGTCGAGAGCGTCATACCAACGAGGCTCATGCCGAGCCTCGTTACCTTTATTGGTTATTGAATAACATTTCCCTCTTTCCGCGACTTTTTAGCCACTCAGCGTCACGCGGGTGGTTAGTGGTCAGCAGCAGGCTGATATCCCCTCACGAAACGATTTATCTCACTGACAGAAATGTTATCTGGCGGTCATGTTGATGTCAGGCGGTTGCCATAGACTATCTGAACTCACGTTGCAGAGCGGTTGGAATGTTCGCGTGAAACCCACGCGCAGAGGAGCAACGATTTATTTCAGGGGGATGGCATGGGGAGATTGGCCTCGGTTAAATGGATAACGGTAATGCTATTGTTAATATCCATGGCAATACCTGTATTTGCATCAGCCAATCAGGTTTCAGCGACATCAGGGAAGCAAAAGGTAAAGGCGCTAATCGTTTATTACTCGTGGTCCAACAATACCCGAACCATGGCCGAGTTTATGCAGCGCCACACGGGATTTGATATGGAAGAGTTGGACGTGGTTAAGCCTTATATACGTGACTATGAAACTTTACTCGATCAGGTTCGGGAAGAAGAAAAACGAGGATATCTGCCAGAGCTGAAGCCTTTGAAATCGGACCTGGCCGCATATGATGTTATTTTTGTCGGTTCTCCGCTGTGGATTTATACCCTATCGTCGCCGGTGATGTCGTTCCTGAGCAGTAACGACTTATCCGGCAAAGTGGTCATCCCTTTCGCTACCAGAGGAACCTCGACGCCGGACAGGTTATACGCCAAGTTTGCCGAGCTGTGTCCTGGTTCTCGTCTGATGACGGGTTTTGATATCACCCGCGGTGGATTTCATGACGCACAGCCTGCGCTGATTAACTGGCTGGATCACACCGTCAACGAATTGGAAGAAAATACGCTTCAATAGCAGGATAGACTGAGGGTGATATGAAAAGGTTACTGTTTATAATTCTATCCATATTTCTCGCCTTGCTTTCTTCTCGCTCGGTATCAGCAGCAATAAAGGAACCGACAAACCAAGGGAATAGTTTGATTGTTTATTACTCCCTTTCTGGCAATACTAAAACAATTGCCGGATATATTCACAAGTGGGTTGGCGGTGAGATAGCAGAAATTAAAACGCTACATGCTTATCCTGATGAGTTTGAAGCAGTGGTCTTGCAGGCCAGGAGGGAGCGGCAGGAGAATTATTTACCACCGATACAACCATTGCGTGTCGATCTGAAGAATTATGATGTTATCTACCTGGGTTTTCCTATCTGGGGTACAACCCTCCCTCAGCCGATGGCAACATTTCTCTCTCAACATGATCTGGCGGGTAAAACACTTATTCCGTTCAGCACTCATGATGGTTTTGGCCTTGGTCGCAGCCGTCAGGCAATAAATGCATATGCGCCTGCAGCAACGTTGCTTGAAAGCTTTGAGATGGTGGGGGCTGACGTACGCATTGGGGAACCCCGGGTTCAGCAGTGGCTAAGCAAACTGTCATTACTGCCGTCAGCTCACGCCGCCGAGGCGTTACACCACACGCCGATTACCGTCACCATCGGGGAGGTAAAGTTGAATGGTTTTTTAAATAATAGTGTTGAAAGTCAGCAGTTTACTAAAATGATGCCGCAAGCGATTGCGATGGTGGGTTTCGGTGGCCGAGAATATTACGGTGGTATTGACCAAACCATTAGCGCTCAGCGCGAGGGGCAGCTTCATTTTGACGATGGGGATATAACCTATTGCCCGCAAAATAATACTATCGCCATCTTTTATGCGCAAACAGACCGCCCTAATTTAACCATGAAAGTGATCCCCTTGGGTAAGGTCACTTCTGATTTATCCCCATTTCAACATTTTGGGCGTTCGGCAACGGTGACTTTTGAACCGGCAAAGCAGGCGGATTAAGTTGAAACCTGTACGCTGGTTTAACTACGGCAGTGATTCGGTGCTTCAAGACAGCCCTTCAGCCTATCGACTGTGAAGCACCAATTGCGCTACCTGCGAGACCGGGCTGGTATATTGAGCTGGTGATAAATGTTAGGAACCAAAGTTCATGTCGTTCTTCATTAGATAATCTGGAGGAAGAGGAGTAGGCATGAGATAAAGACATAAAATAAATTAATGAAATAACTGTATGCATGTCGCACCTGCGGTGGAGTGTGCCAATGTTAGTTCAATATCAGATGAAAAGAATGAAAGCAGATCTATCAAAATCATTAAGGGAATGAGCAATATTAAAAAATTAAATATTCATTAATTGTCAAGGTGTTGTGAATTAATTAACTTATTGTCATTTTAGTTCTTTATGGGGAAAGGCTGATTTATTGGCAAAAATGGGCGCTTCGTCAAATTTATATATTTTAATTATGGATGCGTGATGAAGTGTGATTGTTATCACGGATAAATTCTGAATAATCGATACTTTAAAGTTCCCTTTCACCCATAGAGGACGATGTAATGAAACATAAATCGTTTTATCGCCTCATTGCCGCAGGCGGTTTAAACTCCTGGTATAATATTGATCCACGCATCACTGACGACTTTCCGCGTTAATCCTCCATTGTTTTTATCTCAACTGAATAACTAACTAAACACTGCGTTTGGTCGGTATTTTCTGCGCTATTTATTCGCTGGAAATAATGACCTTGCGGCGAGATAGACTATTGGAGAAAATAATATGAAACGTATTCCTGAACCGTTCCGCATTAAAATGGTTGAAAACATCCGTATGACAACGTGGGACGAGCGCGTCAAGGCTCTTGAAGACGCTGGATATAACCCGTTTCTGCTAAAGAGTGAAGATGTTTATATCGATCTACTCACCGATTCCGGTACAGGCGCCATGAGTGATCATCAATGGGCTGGGATGATGATGGGGGATGAAGCTTATGCAGGTTCGCGTAACTATTATCACCTCTGCGATAAAGTTAAAGAACTGATTGGGTATCCTTACACTATTCCAACGCACCAGGGGCGTGGCGCAGAGCAGATCCTGTTCCCCAGCTTGATTGCTCGCCGTAAGGCCGCGAAGCCCGTCTTTATTTCCAACTTTCACTTTGATACGACTGCCGCACACGTTGAACTCAACGGCGCAAAAGCCATTAACGTCGTGACCCCCAAAGCGTTCGATACCACCTCATGGTATGACTGGAAGGGAAACTTCGATATTGACCAATTGAAGGCTACCATTGCTGAATACGGTGCGGAGAACGTGGTGGCGATTATCACCACGGTGACTTGTAACAGCTCCGGTGGTCAGCCCGTATCTATCGCTAACATGCGTGAAGTTTATGAGATTGCGCGGGGGCATGATATTCCGGTGGTCATTGACTCAGCCCGTTTCTGCGAGAATGCCTGGTTTATCAAACAGCGCGAAGAGGGATACGCTGATAAATCAGTGAAAGAGATCGTTCGTGAAATGTACCAGTACGGCGATATGCTGACCATGTCAGCGAAGAAAGATCCGATGGTCAACATCGGCGGACTCTGTTGCTTCCGCGATGATGAAGAGCTGTTCAACGAAGTCCGTATCCGCTGTGTACCAATGGAAGGGTTTGTAACCTACGGGGGGCTGGCTGGACGAGATATGGAAGCGCTGGCGATCGGCCTGGAAGAGGGGACCAACGAAGATTTCCTCGCTTACCGTATTAATCAGGTTGAGTATCTTGGTGAACGTCTGCGTGCAGGCGGCATTCCCATTCAGTACCCTACTGGTGGCCATGCGGTGTTTGTCGACGCGAAGTTACTGCTGCCGCATATTCCGGCAGAACAATTCCCGGCACATGCCCTGAATAAT
Coding sequences within it:
- a CDS encoding helix-turn-helix transcriptional regulator, yielding MATPLSILIVDADRYFSYGLRLGLQSFFQARQQDIHLLEKTQIDSRIDIIFLGDLVSSSPWLYWLHQRNHRPLVFFIKEPGHNKSTFKSRFKCEKCQANTFYRHQSLFALYDLLDSALFSPPLSPLTSSRSCTCLSPLTLREEEVLWCIRRGMNGRVTGEYLQISNKTANAHKQSAMRKLNFRSNQELYRWLLEGGGDYLNERSLATRQIWPSLPKMPAENRSLLPTQSVGRQTNHAYSPSPRQKQAGPLDQPEPIVT
- a CDS encoding FaeA/PapI family transcriptional regulator, translating into MSYHSNKEREKQLNNVLIALQDLCKHDTHHTTIPPQTQWPKTREIAEYCEMTIYLARYYLLRLVENKQAYVTPTPLNNSLRWYVADSPQLAKQHEKRVAQSVAAEG
- a CDS encoding fimbrial protein; this translates as MKLTNIALATVLSLGMVSLANADAGSGKVNFTGKIIDAPCSIAPESLDQSKSFGQVANVALVNGGRSDVLKFDIKLQGCDITSKNKVQVTFAGPNGGATGNTNTLLGITGAHGASIAMYDGSNQPITLGTATTVQNLLAGANTLSFSAYLQGHADTTLSDIEEGDFTSTTNFTLAYN
- a CDS encoding fimbrial protein, which codes for MSGNTLTSTMLFLLAGTVASLPALAGSRLNMNGAIVATACDIDTKSRDQTIEMGTLPYDQIVSNSQALARPFSISLVNCTLKHTSDAILGSQHFRVTFHGRDEDGHFGVEGEARGVALALSDAQGNEAAPGQELPPQTPVLHAKEMRLHYIARMVSNHQPLQTGNYSALVRYQLEYH
- a CDS encoding outer membrane usher protein; the encoded protein is MMSTPLVGVQVPRTRLLPLLIALALVNGQVSAAQPIEFNTDVLDIQERGNIDLGRFSRGGYVMPGEYSLLVNINQQELPEQSIPFYPSATDPNATEACLSTALVAQLGLKEEFTRQLTWWHDGQCLVINSLAGMTVRPDLGSDTLYLNIPQAYLDYSSPDWDPPARWDEGIPGLLLDYNLNAQSQRQEQNDGVQKGYNLSGNGLVGANVGSWRLRASWQTQIDHQTGSGQSSQRQFEWTQYTAYRAIARLRAKLTVGEDFLNSDIFDSFRYTGLSLVSDDAMLPPNLRGYAPEVSGVARTNARVVVSQQGRVLYETLVPAGPFRIQDLSNAVSGLMDVRIEEQDGSVQAFSLSTASIPYLTRPGMIRYKLASGRPTDWRHRTQGPLFASGEFSWGVSNGWSLFGGGVAADEYNALALGLGRDLMAFGALSFDVTQSRARLPQGETLSGGSYRLRYSKNFDQIGGQVTFAGYRFSERSFMTMGEFLEVRNLGTRSQNSKEMYTVSYSQQFRDMGLTANLNYDHQTYWDRDANDRYSLSLMRYFDVGRFKNLSLSMTAYRNQYNGLNDDGVFLSISLPWGNSGSVSYSGTLDRNDNTHRVSYSDRVGDRGSYQVSSGWNRHGALASGFYSHQADWAQINATASAQSGSYSSVGLALQGGATATSEGAALHRVSIPGGTRLLVDTDGVADIPIRNYGAPIRTNRFGKAVVADINSYYRSRVNIDLDNLPDNAEAMKSVVQATLTEGAIGYRRFDVIAGEKAMAVIRLADGTMPPFGATVQNLKKRDVGIVNDGGSVYLSGIERGETMTVHWDDRAQCELTLPAILPAGGMSELLLPCRTLTPKTDTTDLAAVQTKAETIR
- a CDS encoding fimbria/pilus periplasmic chaperone, with amino-acid sequence MKKATMGMALAATTLLCALTTQAQAAIALDRTRVIFPGGDKSVSLSVNNDNPQLPYLAQGWIEDAKGNKVTSPLTVLPPVQRIEPGAKSQVKIQALPVLSQLPQDRETLYYFNLREIPPRSDKANTLQLALQTRIKLFYRPKGLVKTTAEMATPWQEQLTLTRQGDKYVVNNPTPYYVTLVDAGSQKGVSAPGFEPLMLEPKSSAPLGVSASVMGSTPVLTYVNDYGGRPLLTFRCNGADCQVVPVKKN
- a CDS encoding fimbrial protein, with product MQQHYPVPGKYRQRGMKSRGSGYCRIGALLGVLLTSVPVNAMQVNIRGTVILPPPCTINNNQTIRVDFGDEVMTTRIDGVNYKQVISYTLDCDIQKTNDLKMSIQGGPAGFNSGLLSTNKPDLGIALYQGTQQVNINSWFNYTYPNQPVLYAVPVKRSGATLTGGEFAASATLLIDYQ
- a CDS encoding fimbrial protein, which produces MSGYLPALSAAGGDMEFRGTLLEPPPCTINSGNNIIVDFGLKVGIKKVDGVNYMQDINYDLVCEPNIHSWVLKLKLTGNNTSFDNAAVQTNINGLGIKILRDGQPFVLGSEITTTPTSKPQLKAVPIQQPGVLLTEGAFEAAATLQADYQ
- a CDS encoding fimbrial protein — its product is MRRFSALLLPLAVGLMGFAGLSSADDNLRFRGALVAEPCTLRVEDENINIDFGSIVEKYIYINGRTLGEPLVLHLDDCDISLGNMVKLTFSGIENTRLNGLLAISGASQTSGIAIGIETPQGNLVALNTGSYNQGLLAGNNTLSLRTYVQGEPDAISQKSINPGGFTASATFLLEYE